From Solwaraspora sp. WMMD1047, the proteins below share one genomic window:
- a CDS encoding NADH-quinone oxidoreductase subunit A, whose product MSLSPYVPIIGLFALAAAFALFSVVAARLAGPHRYNKAKLEAYECGIEPSPEPVGGGRIPVKFYLTAMMFIIFDIEIIFLVPWAVAFDQLALFGYLAVSLFIVTVSVAYAYEWRRGGLDWA is encoded by the coding sequence ATGTCGCTTTCGCCTTACGTACCCATCATCGGGCTGTTCGCGCTGGCAGCGGCCTTTGCGCTGTTCTCGGTCGTGGCCGCGCGCCTGGCCGGGCCACACCGCTACAACAAGGCGAAGCTCGAGGCGTACGAGTGCGGTATCGAGCCCAGCCCGGAACCGGTCGGCGGTGGCCGGATCCCGGTCAAGTTCTACCTGACCGCGATGATGTTCATCATCTTCGACATCGAGATCATCTTCCTGGTCCCGTGGGCGGTGGCGTTCGACCAGCTCGCCCTCTTCGGCTACCTGGCGGTCTCGCTGTTCATCGTCACCGTGTCCGTCGCGTACGCCTACGAGTGGCGGCGCGGCGGCCTGGACTGGGCCTGA
- a CDS encoding cytochrome P450: MTEIAQVAARPYPFSAPDRLHLDPLYAELRRTEPLTRVRLPFGEAVWLATRHADVRTVLGDPRFSRAASIGRDEPRLTPRQLDGGILSMDPPEHTRLRRLVAKAFTARRVELLRPRTQQIADELLDAMAALGPPADLVEHFATPLPIQVICELLGVPFADRHLFHVWSEAIVSTTSLPPEQIREYLDNLYGYIGELVEQRRRAPTDDLICAMVRARDENQDRFTEEEVVRLAAGLLAAGHETTVTQLPNFAYVLLTHPAELARLRAEPALVPTAVEELMRYVPLGVASSFARYATEDIEIGGVLVRAGEPVIGSLSSANRDETVFTDPDRLDLGRQTNPHIGFGHGVHHCVGAQLARMELQVGIATLIRRFPDLRIAVPEPELRWKSGMIVRGLASLPVAW; encoded by the coding sequence ATGACCGAGATCGCACAGGTCGCCGCGCGGCCCTACCCGTTCAGCGCACCCGACCGGCTCCACCTCGACCCGCTCTACGCCGAGCTGCGCCGCACCGAACCGCTGACCCGGGTGCGGCTGCCGTTCGGTGAGGCGGTGTGGCTGGCCACCCGGCACGCCGACGTGCGGACCGTCCTCGGCGACCCGCGATTCAGCCGAGCCGCCAGCATCGGCCGGGACGAGCCCCGGCTCACCCCGCGGCAGCTCGACGGCGGCATCCTGTCGATGGACCCGCCCGAGCACACCCGGCTGCGCCGGCTGGTCGCCAAGGCGTTCACCGCCCGCCGGGTCGAGCTGCTCCGGCCCAGAACCCAGCAGATCGCCGACGAGCTTCTCGACGCCATGGCGGCCCTCGGCCCGCCGGCCGACCTGGTCGAGCACTTCGCCACCCCGCTGCCGATCCAGGTGATCTGCGAGCTGCTCGGCGTGCCCTTCGCCGACCGGCACCTGTTCCACGTCTGGTCGGAGGCGATCGTCTCCACTACCTCGCTGCCGCCCGAGCAGATCCGGGAATATCTCGACAACCTCTACGGCTACATCGGCGAACTCGTCGAACAGCGGCGCCGGGCGCCCACCGACGACCTGATCTGCGCGATGGTCCGGGCCCGCGACGAGAACCAGGACCGGTTCACCGAGGAGGAGGTCGTCCGGCTCGCCGCCGGACTGCTCGCCGCCGGCCACGAGACCACCGTCACCCAACTGCCCAACTTCGCGTACGTGCTGCTCACCCACCCGGCCGAGCTGGCCCGGCTGCGGGCCGAGCCGGCCCTGGTGCCGACCGCGGTCGAGGAGCTGATGCGGTACGTCCCGCTCGGGGTGGCCTCCTCGTTCGCCCGGTACGCGACCGAGGACATCGAGATCGGCGGCGTGCTGGTGCGGGCCGGCGAGCCGGTGATCGGCTCGCTCTCCTCGGCCAACCGGGACGAGACGGTCTTCACCGACCCGGACCGGCTGGACCTGGGCCGGCAGACCAATCCACACATCGGCTTCGGGCACGGCGTACACCACTGCGTGGGCGCCCAGCTCGCCCGGATGGAGCTGCAGGTCGGGATCGCCACCCTGATCCGGCGCTTCCCCGACCTGCGGATCGCCGTGCCCGAGCCGGAGCTGCGCTGGAAGAGCGGGATGATCGTGCGCGGCCTGGCCAGCCTGCCGGTGGCCTGGTGA
- a CDS encoding ferredoxin: MSAGWRIGVDPRRCVGSGSCAGIAPAHFTLIDGLATPLTELVEPADEVIDAADVCPVEAITVRDSAGERVAPGA, translated from the coding sequence GTGAGCGCCGGTTGGCGGATCGGCGTCGATCCGCGGCGCTGCGTCGGCTCGGGCAGCTGCGCGGGTATCGCCCCGGCCCACTTCACGCTGATCGACGGGCTGGCGACCCCGCTCACCGAGCTGGTCGAGCCGGCCGACGAGGTGATCGACGCCGCCGACGTCTGCCCGGTCGAGGCGATCACGGTACGCGACAGCGCAGGTGAACGGGTCGCGCCGGGCGCCTGA
- a CDS encoding TetR/AcrR family transcriptional regulator, translating into MPKQVDHGQRRTLIADALMRVAAERGLEAVSLRHVAEEAGVSAGMVQHYFRTRDEMMEFAMKVVRERVGRRMDAAGAALGPAPTIRAALRAMLVELLPVDEPRRADGRVALAFLAYAAVRPAAAASMRADTAGMLAFITEQLHTAQHAGEVRPGVPPAAAAVGLVAVVEGLGLYLLGDNYPPQQALDALDAHLDLIFEVGAR; encoded by the coding sequence GTGCCGAAACAGGTCGACCACGGTCAGCGCCGCACCCTGATCGCCGATGCCCTGATGCGGGTGGCGGCCGAGCGCGGGCTGGAGGCGGTGAGCCTCCGGCACGTCGCGGAGGAGGCCGGGGTCTCGGCCGGGATGGTGCAGCACTACTTCCGGACCCGGGACGAGATGATGGAATTCGCCATGAAGGTGGTCCGCGAGCGGGTCGGCCGACGGATGGACGCGGCCGGTGCGGCGCTCGGCCCGGCGCCGACGATCCGGGCCGCGCTGCGGGCGATGCTGGTCGAGCTGCTGCCGGTGGACGAGCCACGGCGGGCGGACGGGCGGGTGGCGTTGGCCTTCCTCGCGTACGCGGCGGTGCGGCCGGCGGCGGCGGCCTCGATGCGCGCGGACACGGCCGGGATGCTGGCCTTCATCACCGAACAGCTGCACACCGCGCAGCACGCCGGCGAGGTCCGACCGGGAGTCCCGCCGGCGGCGGCCGCGGTGGGACTGGTGGCGGTGGTCGAAGGGCTGGGCCTCTATCTGCTCGGTGACAACTACCCGCCCCAGCAGGCCCTCGACGCCCTCGACGCCCACCTCGACCTGATCTTCGAGGTCGGGGCCCGGTGA
- the mqnC gene encoding cyclic dehypoxanthinyl futalosine synthase: MTGSREIDDILQRGADGGRITPEEALLLYTEAPFHALGEAADAVRRRRYPDNIVTYLIDRNINYTNVCVTACKFCAFYRAPKHAEGWTHPTEEILRRCGEAVELGATQVMLQGGHHPDYGVEYYEELFSSVKGAYPQLAIHSIGPSEILHMAKVSGVSLDEAISRIKAAGLDSIAGAGAEMLPDRPRKAIAPLKESGARWLEVMELAHRQGIESTATMMMGTGETNAERIEHLRMIRDVQDRTQGFRAFIPWTYQPENNHLKGRTQATTLEYLRIIAVARLFFETVPHLQASWLTTGKDVGQLALHMGVDDLGSIMLEENVISSAGAKHRSNLHELIWMIRSAGRIPAQRDTRYRHLAVHHTPADDPSDDRVVSHFSSIALPGGGARKTLPLVDAN, from the coding sequence GTGACTGGGAGCCGGGAGATCGACGACATCCTGCAGCGCGGCGCGGACGGCGGGCGGATCACGCCCGAGGAGGCGCTGCTGCTCTACACCGAGGCGCCGTTCCACGCGCTCGGCGAGGCCGCCGACGCGGTACGCCGCCGCCGGTACCCGGACAACATCGTCACCTACCTGATCGACCGCAACATCAACTACACCAACGTCTGCGTGACGGCCTGCAAGTTCTGCGCCTTCTACCGGGCGCCGAAGCACGCCGAGGGCTGGACCCACCCGACCGAGGAGATCCTGCGCCGCTGCGGCGAGGCGGTCGAGCTGGGCGCCACCCAGGTGATGCTGCAGGGCGGCCACCACCCCGACTACGGCGTCGAGTATTACGAGGAGCTCTTCTCCTCGGTCAAGGGCGCGTACCCGCAGCTCGCGATCCACTCCATCGGGCCGAGTGAGATCCTGCACATGGCGAAGGTCTCCGGCGTCTCGCTGGACGAGGCGATCAGCCGGATCAAGGCCGCCGGCCTGGACTCGATCGCCGGCGCCGGCGCCGAGATGCTGCCGGACCGGCCCCGCAAGGCGATCGCCCCGCTGAAGGAGTCCGGCGCCCGCTGGCTCGAGGTGATGGAGCTGGCGCACCGGCAGGGCATCGAGTCGACCGCAACCATGATGATGGGCACCGGCGAGACGAACGCCGAGCGGATCGAGCACCTGCGGATGATCCGCGACGTGCAGGACCGCACCCAGGGCTTCCGGGCCTTCATCCCCTGGACCTACCAGCCGGAGAACAACCATCTCAAGGGGCGGACCCAGGCCACCACCCTGGAGTACCTGCGGATCATCGCGGTGGCCCGGCTCTTCTTCGAGACCGTGCCGCACCTGCAGGCGTCCTGGCTGACCACCGGCAAGGACGTCGGGCAGCTCGCCCTGCACATGGGGGTGGACGACCTCGGCTCGATCATGCTGGAGGAGAACGTCATCTCCTCGGCCGGCGCGAAGCACCGCTCGAACCTGCACGAGCTGATCTGGATGATCCGCTCGGCCGGCCGGATCCCCGCCCAGCGGGACACCCGCTATCGGCACCTGGCGGTGCACCACACCCCGGCCGACGACCCCAGCGACGACCGGGTCGTGTCGCACTTCTCCTCGATCGCGCTGCCCGGCGGCGGCGCCCGCAAGACCCTGCCGCTCGTCGACGCCAACTGA
- a CDS encoding ATP-binding cassette domain-containing protein: MSYAIEARGLVKHFGEVRALAGVDLAVGFGKVLAVLGPNGAGKTTAVRILATLLRPDAGTALVGGYDVRQEAHRVRQLIGLTGQYASVDADLTGRHNLVMVGRLLGMPRARARRRADELLTEFGLTEAADRSVRTYSGGMRRRLDLAASLVNRPRVLFLDEPTTGLDPVRRGEMWDRIRALAEAGSTILLTTQYLDEADSLADDIVVIDHGAVLARGTPDQLKRRSGRQTLRIRLTDPTRLDEAVRVVAGVIGAPLTPDPDAGGLSIPVTGDVAMPAVVRQIDEAGIEVTELSLRLPSLDDVFRALTDQRSAA, from the coding sequence ATGTCGTACGCGATCGAGGCCCGTGGCCTGGTCAAACACTTCGGCGAGGTACGCGCGCTGGCCGGGGTCGACCTCGCCGTCGGGTTCGGCAAGGTGCTGGCCGTGCTCGGGCCGAACGGCGCCGGCAAGACCACCGCAGTCCGGATCCTGGCCACCCTGCTCCGCCCCGACGCCGGCACCGCCCTGGTCGGCGGTTACGACGTACGCCAGGAGGCGCACCGGGTCCGCCAGCTGATCGGCCTCACCGGCCAGTACGCCTCGGTCGACGCCGACCTGACCGGCCGCCACAACCTGGTCATGGTCGGCCGGCTGCTCGGGATGCCCCGGGCGCGGGCCCGGCGACGGGCCGACGAACTGCTGACCGAGTTCGGCCTCACCGAGGCAGCCGACCGGTCGGTCCGCACCTACTCCGGCGGGATGCGCCGCCGCCTCGACCTCGCGGCGAGCCTGGTCAACCGGCCCCGGGTGCTGTTCCTGGACGAGCCCACCACCGGCCTCGACCCGGTCCGGCGCGGCGAGATGTGGGACCGGATCCGGGCCCTGGCCGAGGCCGGATCGACAATCCTGCTCACCACCCAGTACCTCGACGAGGCGGACAGCCTCGCCGACGACATCGTCGTCATCGACCACGGCGCCGTCCTCGCCCGGGGAACCCCGGACCAGCTCAAACGCCGCTCCGGCCGGCAGACCCTGCGGATCCGGCTCACCGACCCGACCCGCCTCGACGAAGCGGTCCGGGTGGTGGCCGGTGTCATCGGCGCACCCCTCACCCCCGACCCGGACGCCGGCGGGCTGAGCATCCCGGTCACCGGCGACGTCGCCATGCCGGCCGTGGTGCGGCAGATCGACGAGGCCGGCATCGAGGTCACCGAGTTGTCCCTGCGGCTGCCCAGCCTGGACGACGTGTTCCGCGCCCTGACCGACCAGAGGAGCGCGGCATGA
- a CDS encoding cell wall anchor protein — protein sequence MIFLNRALRRSGALAAAALLAAAALATVSAPAYAGTGGTDLELTVVGTTIAEGADRKVGWAKITNRGANTPAELTVLADLSALDFTKVFAAPAGDAECSGEGDAGPVAWTCEVPAELIPGPGETLDFPVVLLKLDPDAAGYRAPVTYTISSPDDTTPGNNTRTADVVFSESGGVDLGVEVPDVKETLDPETGEVTGPLVAGGTSAVVGWIYNWGDAIAKGIKVTVRLPERVTFAETESDCVYTADNRTATCSYPSVVLMPLSDEVDEEFVAAFYWPITVADGVEPPASLTGGSWTAEALGQVSPDARVATTPADLPANVTMVSAQDAGVTEIDESDNVDGFSVIVSGEGGGSGGGLPVTGVPAGLLGGVGLAVIVAGGVLLLLARRRRVVLVAPADEKSAL from the coding sequence ATGATCTTCCTCAACCGTGCCCTCCGCCGGTCCGGTGCCCTGGCCGCCGCCGCCCTGCTGGCCGCCGCCGCGCTGGCGACCGTCAGCGCCCCGGCGTACGCCGGGACGGGCGGGACCGACCTGGAGCTGACCGTCGTCGGCACCACAATCGCCGAGGGCGCCGACCGCAAGGTCGGTTGGGCGAAGATCACCAACCGGGGTGCGAACACCCCCGCCGAGCTGACCGTCCTGGCGGATCTGTCCGCCCTGGACTTCACGAAGGTCTTCGCGGCACCCGCGGGGGACGCCGAGTGCTCCGGTGAAGGCGACGCCGGTCCGGTGGCCTGGACCTGCGAGGTGCCGGCCGAGCTGATCCCCGGGCCGGGCGAGACCCTGGACTTCCCGGTCGTCCTGCTCAAGCTGGACCCGGACGCCGCCGGCTACCGGGCGCCCGTCACCTACACGATCAGCTCGCCGGACGACACCACCCCGGGCAACAACACCCGGACCGCGGACGTGGTGTTCAGCGAGTCCGGCGGGGTCGACCTCGGGGTCGAGGTGCCGGACGTCAAGGAGACCCTCGACCCGGAGACCGGCGAGGTGACCGGTCCGCTGGTCGCCGGGGGCACCAGCGCGGTCGTCGGCTGGATCTACAACTGGGGCGACGCGATCGCCAAGGGCATCAAGGTGACCGTCCGCCTCCCGGAGCGGGTCACCTTCGCCGAGACCGAGTCGGACTGCGTCTACACCGCCGACAACCGGACCGCGACCTGCAGCTACCCCTCGGTGGTGCTGATGCCGCTGAGTGACGAGGTCGACGAGGAGTTCGTGGCCGCCTTCTACTGGCCGATCACCGTCGCCGACGGGGTCGAGCCGCCGGCGAGCCTGACCGGCGGCTCGTGGACGGCCGAGGCACTGGGCCAGGTCTCTCCCGACGCCCGGGTGGCCACCACGCCGGCCGACCTGCCGGCGAACGTCACGATGGTGAGCGCCCAGGACGCCGGCGTGACCGAGATCGACGAGAGCGACAACGTCGACGGGTTCTCGGTGATCGTGAGCGGCGAAGGTGGCGGCAGCGGCGGCGGCCTGCCGGTGACCGGCGTACCGGCCGGGCTGCTCGGTGGCGTCGGGCTGGCCGTGATCGTCGCCGGTGGTGTGCTGCTCCTGCTGGCCCGTCGGCGCCGGGTGGTGCTGGTGGCTCCGGCCGACGAGAAGTCGGCCCTCTGA
- a CDS encoding geranylgeranyl reductase family protein, with protein sequence MATIENDADVIVVGAGPGGSATAYHLARHGLRVLLLEKTHFPREKVCGDGLTPRAVKQLIKLGVDTSPEAGWVRNRGLRVIGGGIRLELDWPDLASFPNYGLVRTRLDFDDLLAKRAVAAGAELRTGVNVIAPVLDPAGRAIGVTAEVEKAPVTFHAPLIVAADGVSGRFPLALGLAKREDRPIGVAVRRYYRSPVRQADDYLESWLELRSREGGDNLLPGYGWIFGMGDGRVNVGLGVLNSSSAFGKTNYRQLLTDWLGSTPPDWGLTDEANADGPILGAALPMGFNRVPHYTRGVLLVGDSGGMVNPFNGEGIAYAMESGELAAEVAVQALARPAGDARERALAQYPAELKIRYGGYYRLGGIFVKLIGNPQIMRIATKHGMPHPMLMRFVLKLLANLTDPRGGDAMDRVINAMTKVAPAV encoded by the coding sequence ATGGCCACGATCGAGAACGACGCCGATGTCATCGTGGTCGGCGCCGGCCCCGGCGGCTCCGCCACCGCATACCACCTGGCCCGGCACGGGCTGCGGGTGCTGCTGCTGGAGAAGACCCACTTCCCCCGGGAGAAGGTCTGCGGCGACGGGCTCACCCCGCGCGCCGTCAAGCAACTGATCAAGCTGGGCGTCGACACCAGCCCGGAGGCCGGCTGGGTGCGCAACCGCGGTCTGCGGGTGATCGGCGGCGGGATCCGGCTCGAACTGGACTGGCCCGACCTGGCCAGCTTCCCCAACTACGGCCTGGTCCGCACCCGGCTCGACTTCGACGACCTGCTCGCCAAGCGGGCGGTGGCGGCCGGCGCGGAGCTGCGTACCGGGGTGAACGTGATCGCGCCGGTGCTGGATCCGGCCGGGCGGGCGATCGGGGTCACGGCCGAGGTGGAGAAGGCGCCGGTCACCTTCCACGCCCCGCTGATCGTGGCCGCCGACGGGGTCTCCGGCCGGTTCCCGCTCGCGCTGGGACTCGCCAAGCGGGAGGACCGGCCGATCGGGGTCGCCGTCCGGCGCTACTACCGCTCCCCGGTGCGCCAGGCCGACGACTATCTGGAGTCGTGGCTGGAGCTGCGCAGCCGGGAGGGTGGGGACAACCTGCTCCCCGGCTACGGCTGGATCTTCGGGATGGGCGACGGCCGGGTCAACGTCGGGCTGGGCGTGCTCAACTCCTCGTCCGCGTTCGGCAAGACCAACTACCGGCAGCTGCTCACCGACTGGCTCGGCTCCACCCCGCCGGACTGGGGGCTCACCGACGAGGCGAACGCCGACGGGCCGATTCTCGGCGCGGCGCTGCCGATGGGCTTCAACCGGGTCCCGCACTACACCCGGGGGGTGCTGCTGGTGGGCGACTCCGGCGGCATGGTCAACCCCTTCAACGGCGAGGGCATCGCGTACGCGATGGAGTCCGGCGAACTCGCCGCCGAAGTGGCCGTCCAGGCCCTGGCCCGCCCGGCCGGGGACGCCCGGGAGCGGGCGCTGGCGCAGTACCCGGCCGAGTTGAAGATCCGCTACGGCGGTTACTACCGGCTCGGCGGGATATTCGTGAAGCTGATCGGCAACCCGCAGATCATGCGGATCGCCACCAAGCACGGCATGCCACACCCGATGCTGATGCGGTTCGTACTCAAGCTCCTGGCCAACCTGACCGACCCGCGCGGCGGGGACGCGATGGACCGGGTGATCAACGCGATGACCAAGGTGGCGCCGGCCGTGTAG
- a CDS encoding ABC transporter permease, giving the protein MSLDHPATSPRLGLRLGVSQCLTLAWRSVVRIRHNPLTLTDVVLGPGLLLVLFVYVFGGAIEGDTGRYLQFVLPGVLGLMTLLATMGIGVALNQDLQKGVFDRFRSLPTWRIAPLVGTVVGDVIRQVIAIAALIGFGTALGFRFEAGVWSVLAACALAVAFALALSWVWVLLGLLMRDAQSVQGLGALLIFPLAFASNIFVDPASMPGWLRAFAEVNPIRHLMDAMRGLMLTGPVAGPVRWTLLWMAAFVLIFAPLALSAYRRRL; this is encoded by the coding sequence ATGAGCCTCGACCACCCGGCAACCTCACCCCGACTCGGCCTGCGGCTCGGGGTCAGCCAGTGCCTGACGCTGGCCTGGCGGAGCGTCGTGCGGATCCGCCACAACCCGCTCACGCTCACTGACGTCGTACTCGGTCCGGGGTTGCTGTTGGTGCTGTTCGTCTACGTCTTCGGCGGTGCGATCGAGGGCGACACCGGGCGCTACCTGCAGTTCGTCCTGCCCGGGGTGCTCGGCCTGATGACGCTGCTTGCCACCATGGGCATCGGTGTCGCCCTCAACCAGGATCTGCAGAAGGGCGTCTTCGACCGGTTCCGCAGCCTGCCCACCTGGCGGATCGCCCCGCTGGTCGGCACGGTCGTCGGGGATGTCATCCGGCAGGTGATCGCGATCGCCGCGTTGATCGGCTTCGGCACCGCCCTCGGCTTCCGCTTCGAGGCGGGCGTCTGGTCGGTGCTGGCGGCCTGCGCGCTGGCGGTCGCGTTCGCGCTGGCCCTGTCGTGGGTCTGGGTGCTGCTCGGCCTGCTGATGCGGGACGCGCAGAGCGTGCAGGGGCTGGGCGCTCTGCTGATCTTCCCGTTGGCGTTCGCCAGCAACATCTTCGTCGACCCTGCGAGCATGCCGGGCTGGCTGCGCGCCTTCGCCGAGGTCAACCCGATCCGGCACCTGATGGACGCGATGCGCGGGCTGATGCTGACCGGTCCGGTGGCCGGACCGGTGCGCTGGACCCTGCTGTGGATGGCCGCTTTCGTGCTGATCTTCGCACCGCTGGCGCTGTCGGCGTACCGCCGCCGGCTCTGA
- a CDS encoding carbohydrate-binding domain-containing protein, producing MKRIPPRTIIPIGLAALLVAGPLGAPAVAQTPVAITLTGSSATSNSSNVSIAGRVVTITAPGTYQITGTLNDGYVNVDTSAAGAVNVILSGANITNSSNAPFQVADADEVVLTLAAGTTSQLTDATRYVYPDPSTDEPNAALFSKSDLRITGTGALSVRGNAYDGITSKDSLVIESGTITVNAVDDGIRGKDSLDITGGTVNVTSGGDGIKSDDTEADRGRLSITNGTVQVNSGDDAIKGENVVNISGGAVTVTRSFEAIEGKQITISGGTVNVTATDDAINGVEEGIDEFAVAPNAFVRISGGTVLVNSNIDGIDSNGSVTFAGGTVVVSGPTTGSPGEGAIDSNGPVYYNGGTVLAVGSTSMAVMTRPPTNGQGWAAPRLNTNQQANSIVHLVSGGQVLVSYRTPKAYRELVFSSNRISNGQTYEVYTGGSISGTTIGGMATTGGSISGATRMMSIQAGTYSGGLIGWPGFPPGPTPPPPNPTTPPPNPTTPPPNPTTPPPNPSGGCTATYSNVGQWQGGFQGDVRVTAGSAAIRGWRVTWTFANGQTISQSWNATITTSGSSVTATNVSHNGSLGAGASATFGFIGTWNGTNTAPTLTCTAT from the coding sequence ATGAAACGCATCCCACCGAGAACCATCATCCCCATCGGACTCGCGGCGTTGCTGGTCGCCGGCCCGCTCGGAGCGCCGGCCGTGGCCCAGACCCCGGTCGCCATCACCCTGACCGGCAGCAGCGCGACCAGCAACAGCAGCAACGTCTCGATTGCCGGCCGGGTCGTCACGATCACCGCGCCCGGCACCTACCAGATCACCGGCACCCTCAACGACGGCTACGTCAACGTCGACACCTCGGCAGCCGGCGCGGTGAACGTCATCCTCAGCGGCGCCAACATCACCAACTCCAGCAACGCGCCGTTCCAGGTGGCCGACGCCGACGAGGTCGTCCTGACGCTCGCCGCCGGCACCACCAGCCAGCTCACCGACGCGACCCGGTACGTGTATCCCGACCCGTCCACCGACGAGCCGAACGCCGCCCTGTTCAGCAAATCCGACCTGCGGATCACCGGCACCGGGGCGCTGTCCGTACGCGGCAACGCCTACGACGGCATCACCAGCAAGGACAGCCTGGTCATCGAGTCCGGCACGATCACGGTGAACGCGGTCGACGACGGCATCCGGGGCAAGGACTCCCTCGACATCACCGGCGGCACCGTGAACGTGACCTCCGGCGGGGACGGCATTAAGTCCGACGACACCGAGGCCGACCGGGGCCGGTTGTCGATCACCAACGGCACCGTCCAGGTCAACTCCGGCGACGACGCCATCAAGGGCGAGAACGTCGTGAACATCTCGGGCGGCGCCGTCACCGTCACCAGGTCCTTCGAGGCGATCGAGGGCAAGCAGATCACGATCAGCGGCGGCACCGTCAACGTCACCGCCACCGACGACGCGATCAACGGCGTGGAGGAGGGCATCGACGAGTTCGCGGTGGCGCCGAACGCCTTCGTCCGGATCTCCGGCGGCACGGTGCTCGTCAACTCCAACATCGACGGCATCGACTCCAACGGATCGGTCACCTTCGCCGGCGGCACGGTGGTGGTCAGCGGACCGACCACCGGCAGCCCCGGCGAGGGCGCGATCGACTCGAACGGGCCGGTCTACTACAACGGCGGCACGGTGCTCGCCGTCGGCTCCACCTCGATGGCCGTGATGACCAGGCCGCCGACCAACGGCCAGGGCTGGGCCGCCCCCCGGCTGAACACGAACCAGCAGGCCAACTCGATCGTGCACCTGGTCTCCGGCGGGCAGGTGCTGGTCTCGTACCGGACCCCCAAGGCCTACCGCGAGCTGGTCTTCTCCTCCAACCGGATCTCGAACGGGCAGACCTACGAGGTCTACACCGGCGGCAGCATCTCCGGCACCACGATCGGCGGCATGGCCACCACCGGCGGCAGCATCTCCGGCGCGACCCGGATGATGTCCATCCAGGCCGGCACGTACAGCGGTGGGCTGATCGGCTGGCCGGGCTTCCCCCCGGGCCCGACGCCTCCCCCGCCGAACCCCACGACTCCGCCGCCGAACCCCACCACCCCGCCGCCGAACCCCACCACCCCGCCACCGAACCCGAGTGGGGGCTGCACGGCGACCTACTCGAACGTCGGCCAGTGGCAGGGCGGCTTCCAGGGTGACGTCCGGGTGACCGCGGGCTCCGCCGCGATCCGCGGCTGGCGGGTGACCTGGACGTTCGCCAACGGCCAGACGATCAGCCAGTCCTGGAACGCCACCATCACCACCAGCGGCTCCAGCGTGACCGCGACCAACGTCTCCCACAACGGTTCACTCGGCGCTGGCGCCAGTGCCACCTTCGGCTTCATCGGCACCTGGAACGGCACCAACACCGCCCCCACCCTCACCTGCACCGCCACCTGA
- a CDS encoding demethylmenaquinone methyltransferase has protein sequence MSGSGAGGRASLAKQPGEVAAMFDGVASRYDLTNTVLSFGRDRSWRRATRAALGLLPGERVLDVGAGTGVSTEELAGSGAYAVGMDLSIGMLRAGRRARPEVPLLAGDALRLPFPDAAFDAVTISFALRNVVDPVAALREMARVTRPGGRLVVCEFSTPTNPVFRTGYLSYLMRSLPAVARTVSSNPDAYVYLAESIRAWPDQADLAGRIGAAGWQRVAWRNLTGGVVALHRAVRE, from the coding sequence GTGAGTGGGAGTGGAGCGGGTGGGCGGGCGAGTTTGGCCAAGCAGCCGGGTGAGGTGGCTGCGATGTTCGACGGGGTGGCCTCGCGGTATGACCTGACGAACACGGTGTTGTCGTTCGGGCGGGATCGGAGTTGGCGGCGGGCGACGCGGGCGGCGCTCGGGCTGCTGCCCGGCGAGCGGGTGCTCGACGTGGGGGCCGGCACCGGGGTTTCGACCGAGGAGCTGGCGGGGTCCGGGGCGTACGCGGTCGGGATGGATCTGTCGATCGGAATGCTGCGGGCCGGGCGACGGGCGCGGCCCGAGGTGCCGCTGCTGGCCGGCGACGCGCTGCGGCTGCCGTTCCCGGACGCGGCGTTCGACGCCGTGACCATCTCGTTCGCGCTGCGCAACGTGGTGGACCCGGTGGCCGCGCTGCGGGAGATGGCCCGGGTCACCCGGCCCGGCGGGCGGCTGGTGGTCTGTGAGTTCAGCACCCCGACCAACCCGGTGTTCCGCACCGGGTACCTGTCCTACCTGATGAGGTCGCTGCCGGCGGTCGCCCGGACGGTGTCGAGCAACCCGGACGCGTACGTCTATCTGGCCGAGTCGATCCGGGCCTGGCCGGACCAGGCGGATCTGGCCGGGCGGATCGGGGCGGCCGGCTGGCAGCGGGTGGCCTGGCGGAACCTGACCGGCGGCGTGGTGGCCCTGCACCGGGCGGTACGTGAATAG